In the Commensalibacter melissae genome, CGTAATTCTTGTATATGAATCTGATAGGGATCTCGCTGATATTGGGTATATACCGATTTGACAGGATACCAATTCATTGATGGATAAAGATTTATTTCATGTTTGAGCGGATTTACATACGATCCACTGCCTATTTTTCGAATTAATAATTTTCGATCTGTCAATTCGTTCAATGCACGGATAACAGTTGAACGATTGATGTTCAGGAGATGGCTCAACTGCCTTTCAGAAGGCAATCGTTCACCAGGACCCAGGGTACCATTGATAATGGCTTGCTGAATAAGATGAATAAGTTGTTGATATAACGGTTTATTGGAAGAGGAAGACAAAGTCCACATGATGATCAAACCCTGAGCACAGAGTCATGATATAATATAAATATATTTTTTCTATCTTATTTTTTCATAATCATTGTGGAATTATTTTCATTATTGGATATTATTAAGCTAGGATCTTGATTATAAAACATATCCCTTGCAAAATTGCCAATTGTATTTGTTGTAAAGGCGTCGAACGATCCTCCTACTATCCCTCCAACAAATGGAACAATTTTTGTCAAATTTATAATTCCAGTTGATCCTGCTTTGGTTATCAATCGAAAACCTACTGCTTGGTTAATAGTTTTAAGCATTTCACGTGTTATATATTTTTGTATTGTAGAAATTGTGAGTTTCTGTGTGATTTGAACTCCAGCTTTTTTGAAAATTTCAGAAATACTACTACCTGTAAGACATGTATAACATAAAGTTCTAACTTCATCTTGTTTGGGATCAAATTTATTTATGCATGCAATAGCTGTTACCATGCGTAATTGTATATATATAACAGAGGCTATATTGGCTGGTACGGCTAACGGTAAGGTTATAAGGCCACCCATGTTTGATAAAAAACCAGAAGTGGCTGCTTTAGAATTTTGCCATCTAATGAGACTGTTAATAGCATCTAATTTGTTATAATTACTATTTTTTAAATACGATTCACCTAAATTTTGAGCACTTACAAAAGTTTGGAATCCATTTATTGAATTATTGTATGCCCAATCAAGGGTTTTAACCATTAAATTTGTCTTTTTTTCAATATCACGAGTATTCATAATAGTTACTTTACAGTTATTTCATTTTGGTTAAAAAATAATTACAATTATTGATTTAATCAAATAAATTTTTAAAATAATTGTAATAAATGAGGTAATTTTAAAGTGAGGTTATAAATTTAATTATATATAAATTGGATGGGTTTGAATCATACCAATTGGATGTTTTAATTCCCTGAATGTTTATGCATGATAATCTTAATTTAAACCGGAGAATATATTAATGAATAAAAAAGTAGGATCTGAAAGAGTAAAACGTGGTATGGCCCAAATGCAAAAGGGTGGGGTCATTATGGATGTTGTGAATGCAGAACAGGCAAAGGTAGCAGAAGCAGCGGGTGCAGTTGCCGTGATGGCTCTGGAACGGGTTCCTTCTGATATCCGTGCTGCTGGAGGGGTGGCTCGTATGGCTGATCC is a window encoding:
- a CDS encoding EcsC family protein; this translates as MNTRDIEKKTNLMVKTLDWAYNNSINGFQTFVSAQNLGESYLKNSNYNKLDAINSLIRWQNSKAATSGFLSNMGGLITLPLAVPANIASVIYIQLRMVTAIACINKFDPKQDEVRTLCYTCLTGSSISEIFKKAGVQITQKLTISTIQKYITREMLKTINQAVGFRLITKAGSTGIINLTKIVPFVGGIVGGSFDAFTTNTIGNFARDMFYNQDPSLIISNNENNSTMIMKK